In a single window of the Oecophyllibacter saccharovorans genome:
- a CDS encoding M13 family metallopeptidase, which yields MDRAIVPGNNFFDYANGTYLKKLQIPADMSSYGPFRILYQLSQARQRLLLDEAVGKTDSAVEEPTDELGKLAAYYASFMNVAHVNQLGNTPLQPDLAAIHKVHDPASLAQVFGQAGRSLMYSPFALGIEQDQADPSRYMLVLDQGMSIGVNGGLGLPDISYYTDPKLAAKKQAYEAYVARMLGLSGWAAPAENARAVVDLETALAKVELPRDQTRDPLQTFNPMPVSKLAQLAPQVDWKGMLLALGVPQAGLEDRVINVREPKAIAAMAKVISGADWPVVQAWLAFHLADNAAPYLSDDFSQAAFDFNGRTLNGIAQQPARWKRGVNATNQAMGWALGRIYVAHYFPPEAQKRITGLVGELKAAFHQRLEHNQWMDAPTRQAALQKLDHFAIQVGYPKKWWDYGPLVVRENDVYGNAVRGAAFNWAHDLSRLDKPVDRDEWSMTPQTVNAYNDPTMNEIVFPAAILQPPFFDPKGDMAVNYGGIGGVIGHEMSHGFDDQGRHYDANGRLHDWWTKRSTEAFDKLAARLGAQYDKVEVLPGLHVNGKMTMGENIADLGGLNLGLQAYRNSQHGRSGPMMHGWTGDQRVFLGWAQVWREKYRPDALRRLVLSNEHAPPVARVNMPAHNIDAWYEAFQVTPGQTLYLPPAQRVKIW from the coding sequence ATGGACCGGGCGATCGTGCCAGGCAATAATTTCTTCGATTATGCGAATGGCACTTATCTGAAGAAACTGCAGATTCCGGCCGATATGAGCAGTTATGGGCCCTTCCGCATCCTTTATCAGCTTTCCCAGGCGCGTCAGCGCCTGCTGCTGGATGAGGCGGTGGGGAAAACGGACTCAGCAGTAGAGGAACCTACAGACGAGCTGGGGAAACTCGCTGCCTATTATGCCAGTTTCATGAATGTGGCCCACGTCAACCAGTTGGGCAATACGCCCCTGCAGCCCGATCTGGCCGCAATCCATAAGGTGCATGATCCTGCGTCACTGGCGCAGGTGTTCGGCCAGGCCGGACGTTCGCTGATGTACAGTCCCTTTGCTCTGGGGATTGAGCAGGATCAGGCGGACCCTTCGCGCTACATGCTCGTTCTCGACCAGGGCATGAGTATCGGGGTCAATGGCGGCCTGGGCCTGCCAGACATCAGCTACTACACCGACCCCAAGCTGGCTGCCAAGAAACAGGCCTATGAGGCTTATGTGGCCCGGATGCTGGGCCTCAGCGGTTGGGCCGCACCGGCTGAGAACGCCCGTGCAGTCGTGGACCTGGAAACAGCTCTTGCCAAGGTGGAGCTGCCCCGTGACCAGACGCGTGACCCGCTTCAGACATTCAATCCGATGCCGGTCAGCAAGCTGGCACAGCTGGCGCCCCAGGTGGACTGGAAAGGGATGCTGCTGGCGCTCGGGGTGCCGCAGGCCGGACTTGAAGACCGTGTCATCAACGTGCGTGAGCCAAAGGCCATTGCGGCCATGGCCAAGGTCATCTCAGGCGCGGATTGGCCCGTTGTTCAGGCCTGGCTGGCCTTCCACCTGGCTGACAATGCCGCGCCCTATCTGTCAGATGATTTCTCTCAGGCGGCTTTTGACTTCAACGGCCGTACCCTCAATGGCATCGCCCAGCAGCCGGCGCGCTGGAAAAGAGGTGTGAATGCGACCAATCAGGCCATGGGCTGGGCTCTGGGGCGCATTTACGTGGCGCATTATTTTCCGCCTGAAGCCCAGAAGCGGATTACCGGTCTGGTTGGTGAGCTGAAAGCGGCTTTTCACCAGCGTCTGGAGCATAATCAATGGATGGATGCGCCGACCCGCCAGGCGGCCCTGCAGAAGCTTGACCATTTTGCCATTCAGGTCGGCTACCCGAAGAAATGGTGGGATTACGGTCCCCTGGTGGTGCGGGAAAACGACGTTTACGGCAATGCGGTCCGGGGAGCGGCCTTCAACTGGGCCCACGATCTTTCACGGCTCGATAAACCGGTTGACCGTGACGAGTGGAGCATGACGCCGCAGACGGTCAATGCCTATAACGACCCGACAATGAACGAGATCGTCTTTCCCGCAGCCATCCTGCAGCCGCCCTTCTTTGACCCGAAGGGGGACATGGCGGTGAATTACGGCGGCATCGGCGGGGTGATCGGCCATGAAATGAGCCATGGTTTTGATGATCAGGGGCGACATTATGATGCGAATGGCCGCCTGCATGACTGGTGGACGAAACGCTCGACAGAAGCGTTTGATAAGCTGGCTGCCAGGCTCGGGGCCCAATATGACAAGGTCGAAGTGCTGCCCGGTCTGCACGTGAACGGCAAGATGACCATGGGCGAGAACATCGCCGATCTGGGCGGGTTGAATCTGGGTCTGCAGGCCTACCGCAACAGCCAGCATGGCAGAAGCGGGCCTATGATGCACGGCTGGACAGGCGATCAACGCGTCTTTCTGGGATGGGCCCAGGTATGGCGTGAGAAATATCGTCCCGATGCGTTGAGGAGACTGGTTCTTTCAAATGAACATGCGCCTCCGGTGGCGCGTGTCAACATGCCGGCCCATAACATTGATGCGTGGTATGAAGCCTTTCAGGTCACGCCGGGCCAGACGCTTTACTTGCCGCCTGCGCAGCGCGTAAAGATCTGGTAG
- a CDS encoding acyl-ACP desaturase has translation MKHWTIDQLDWEAFDPSKLDPALIPLIKAASVVERNAPDYTRYLQHVFADDAEFSTLAESWADEEVQHGDALGRWAMLADPEWDYKDAFRRYREAYRIDTDLDTSIRGSRTGELIARCMVETGTSSYYSALADATEEPVLKQLCKQIAADEFRHFKLFYDHMKRYLAREKLGRWARLRIALGRVMESEDDELATAYHITNEPAALPYDHGRCTAAYMAGALGVYRQKHFDRVTAMILKASGLTPRSGLQRGLARVAYGLSRLRHRSFVQRLRKLGYAI, from the coding sequence ATGAAACACTGGACGATAGATCAACTGGACTGGGAAGCCTTCGACCCGTCAAAGCTTGATCCCGCTCTCATCCCGCTGATCAAGGCCGCTTCGGTGGTCGAGCGCAATGCGCCTGACTACACGCGGTATCTGCAGCATGTCTTTGCCGATGATGCGGAATTTTCCACCCTGGCTGAAAGCTGGGCTGATGAAGAGGTACAGCACGGAGATGCGCTGGGCCGCTGGGCCATGCTGGCGGATCCGGAATGGGACTATAAAGACGCCTTTCGGCGGTATCGTGAGGCCTACCGGATTGATACCGATCTGGATACTTCCATCCGTGGCTCCCGCACAGGCGAGCTGATTGCCCGTTGCATGGTGGAGACCGGAACCTCCTCCTATTATTCCGCTCTGGCCGATGCGACGGAGGAGCCTGTCCTCAAACAGCTGTGCAAGCAGATTGCCGCTGATGAATTCCGGCATTTCAAGCTGTTCTACGACCACATGAAGCGTTACCTGGCCCGCGAGAAGCTGGGCCGCTGGGCACGGCTGCGGATCGCTCTCGGGCGCGTCATGGAAAGTGAGGATGACGAGCTGGCGACCGCTTACCACATCACCAATGAACCGGCAGCCCTTCCTTACGATCACGGGCGCTGTACGGCGGCTTACATGGCAGGTGCGCTTGGGGTGTACCGGCAGAAACATTTCGACCGTGTGACCGCGATGATCCTCAAGGCCAGTGGCCTGACCCCCCGTTCCGGTCTGCAGCGCGGTCTGGCTCGGGTGGCCTACGGGTTGAGTCGCCTCCGTCACCGGAGTTTCGTGCAGCGCCTGCGCAAGCTGGGTTACGCGATCTGA
- the bioB gene encoding biotin synthase BioB, whose product MPPLPSSALRHDWTRAEVEALLSLPFPELIFQAQSLHRQFFDPTRVQISTLLSIKSGGCPEDCAYCPQSAQHEKRMAHEMLMPLEKVMAEARAAKAGGATRFCMGAAWRAPKDRDLDPVCRMVEEVHGLGLETCLTIGMLTASQAERLQQAGLDYYNHNLDTSEEFYGTIISTRSYQDRLDTLAHVRDAGIKICCGGIIGMGEDLSDRAGLLMTLANLPVHPESVPINLLVRVQGTPLGEAEAVDPITFARVIAAARIMMPASHVRLAAGRENMSEAAHALCFLAGANSIFWGEKLLTTPNPAENRDRQLLDLLGMQPAFQAASVPQPLD is encoded by the coding sequence TTGCCCCCCCTCCCTTCGTCGGCGCTGCGCCATGACTGGACGCGGGCGGAAGTTGAAGCCCTGTTGTCTCTTCCCTTTCCCGAACTCATCTTTCAGGCCCAGAGCCTGCATCGTCAGTTTTTCGACCCGACTCGCGTGCAGATCTCAACGCTGCTGTCCATAAAGTCCGGCGGCTGCCCCGAAGACTGCGCCTATTGCCCGCAGAGCGCGCAGCATGAAAAACGCATGGCGCATGAAATGCTGATGCCGCTTGAGAAAGTCATGGCTGAAGCCAGAGCAGCCAAGGCCGGTGGTGCAACCCGTTTCTGCATGGGGGCTGCCTGGCGGGCCCCCAAGGACCGTGATCTCGACCCGGTCTGCAGGATGGTTGAGGAAGTGCATGGACTGGGGCTCGAAACCTGCCTGACAATCGGCATGCTGACCGCTTCGCAGGCGGAGCGCCTGCAGCAGGCCGGACTGGATTATTACAATCACAACCTGGATACGTCGGAAGAATTCTACGGCACCATCATCTCGACGCGCAGCTACCAGGACCGGCTTGATACCCTGGCGCATGTACGCGATGCCGGTATCAAGATCTGCTGCGGGGGCATCATCGGTATGGGTGAAGACCTGTCTGACCGCGCCGGACTGCTCATGACGCTGGCCAATCTTCCGGTGCATCCGGAAAGCGTTCCCATCAATCTGCTGGTCCGGGTCCAGGGCACCCCGTTGGGCGAAGCTGAAGCAGTGGATCCGATCACTTTCGCCCGCGTCATCGCCGCAGCGCGGATCATGATGCCCGCCAGTCATGTCCGCCTGGCAGCGGGACGGGAGAACATGTCCGAAGCGGCACATGCGCTGTGCTTTCTGGCAGGCGCCAACTCAATCTTCTGGGGCGAAAAGCTGCTGACCACGCCCAACCCGGCCGAAAACCGTGACCGGCAGCTGCTGGATCTTCTGGGCATGCAGCCGGCTTTCCAGGCCGCCTCCGTGCCTCAACCTTTAGACTGA
- a CDS encoding tetratricopeptide repeat protein, translated as MKRAFYCSALSAVTLPGRLGILCSLAVLAGCGSARQPWNDPHYADAMETGRSVFDLGQMGQAAGQYRLALQRAFIADDAREIHDAGFNLATAELRAGNPQGALKTLDRVEQALLLRHWPLRADLHLVRAAAYLKLGNWEGACQQARLAQKAPDPATVSAALVMEGLAEGQLGDLQGVTAVLAQLQHVPEGSVLAAGVQEVQALQAYLSHQWMAAITLAGKAAAGWRTEFDYGDMRRALSLEARALDASGDTDGAARLQTVIEASRNAEAASQK; from the coding sequence ATGAAACGTGCCTTTTATTGTTCTGCGCTCAGCGCCGTGACCTTGCCGGGTCGTCTGGGCATTCTCTGCAGCCTGGCGGTCCTGGCAGGGTGCGGCAGTGCGCGCCAGCCATGGAATGATCCGCATTATGCGGATGCGATGGAAACCGGCAGGAGTGTCTTTGACCTCGGTCAGATGGGGCAGGCGGCCGGCCAGTACCGTCTGGCCCTGCAGCGGGCTTTCATTGCTGATGATGCGCGGGAAATCCACGATGCAGGTTTCAACCTGGCCACTGCAGAGCTGCGCGCCGGCAATCCCCAGGGCGCTTTAAAAACGTTGGACCGCGTGGAGCAGGCTTTGCTCCTGCGGCATTGGCCCCTGCGTGCTGATCTGCATCTGGTCCGTGCAGCCGCCTATCTCAAACTGGGTAACTGGGAAGGGGCCTGCCAGCAGGCCCGGTTGGCTCAGAAGGCCCCTGATCCAGCCACGGTAAGTGCGGCCCTGGTGATGGAAGGCCTGGCTGAAGGACAGCTGGGAGACCTGCAGGGCGTTACAGCGGTTCTGGCGCAGCTGCAGCATGTGCCTGAAGGAAGCGTGCTGGCGGCCGGGGTACAGGAAGTCCAGGCGTTGCAGGCCTATCTCTCCCACCAGTGGATGGCTGCCATTACGCTTGCCGGCAAGGCGGCTGCTGGCTGGCGCACGGAGTTCGACTATGGCGACATGCGGCGTGCGCTCAGCCTGGAAGCACGTGCTCTTGACGCTAGTGGCGATACAGACGGGGCGGCCCGTCTGCAGACTGTTATCGAGGCCAGCCGGAACGCAGAGGCTGCTTCCCAGAAGTAG
- a CDS encoding MlaD family protein yields MFRLRKSAATDSAIPLFRNRYADEWVGLLVLGSVILFAAAIIEAGVLKQWLTPSARIYFVLPQNGLAGLAVGNDIEVMGVRAGEIRQLDLNQEGRLYAVGTIEPQFKPFIRTDSKAVIRRRFVVTGASYIDISRGRGQPLDWSYAVLRAVTEPNPADMITKTVAQLQATLVPTMKNVQDITAQINQILAELRDGKGTAGALLTSRETVDRANQVLADLNKAALGLQPLEAKLNQIFTRTDVSLKATLPDIHQTAHNAAVSTSQLPTLLTEAEATTESLRKLTQQIRSLWFLGGSGSKGSAGRLPASAVQP; encoded by the coding sequence ATGTTTCGGCTCCGGAAATCTGCCGCCACCGACAGTGCCATCCCGCTTTTTCGCAACCGGTATGCCGATGAATGGGTTGGCCTGCTGGTCCTTGGCTCCGTCATTCTTTTTGCCGCTGCCATTATCGAGGCAGGCGTGCTGAAGCAGTGGCTGACGCCTTCAGCGCGCATCTACTTTGTTCTGCCCCAGAATGGCCTTGCGGGCCTGGCGGTGGGCAATGACATCGAGGTTATGGGGGTGCGGGCAGGGGAGATCCGTCAGCTGGACCTCAATCAGGAAGGGCGGCTTTACGCCGTCGGCACGATCGAGCCACAGTTCAAGCCCTTCATCCGTACTGACAGCAAGGCCGTCATCCGGCGCCGCTTTGTGGTGACGGGCGCCAGTTATATCGACATATCGCGGGGCCGCGGCCAGCCCCTGGACTGGAGCTATGCGGTTCTCAGAGCCGTCACAGAGCCCAATCCGGCTGACATGATCACCAAAACCGTTGCTCAGCTGCAGGCCACACTGGTGCCGACCATGAAAAATGTTCAGGACATCACCGCGCAGATCAATCAGATTCTGGCTGAGCTGAGAGATGGCAAGGGAACGGCCGGTGCCTTGCTGACCAGCCGCGAGACTGTGGATCGCGCCAATCAGGTGCTGGCCGACCTCAACAAGGCAGCCCTCGGCCTGCAGCCTCTGGAAGCCAAGCTCAACCAGATCTTCACCCGCACCGATGTGAGCCTGAAAGCGACCTTGCCCGACATTCACCAGACCGCACACAATGCGGCTGTCTCCACTTCCCAGCTTCCCACGCTGCTGACAGAGGCCGAGGCCACGACCGAAAGCCTGAGAAAGCTGACCCAGCAGATACGCTCGCTCTGGTTCCTGGGCGGTTCAGGCAGCAAGGGCAGCGCCGGCCGCCTGCCTGCCTCGGCCGTGCAGCCGTGA
- a CDS encoding ABC transporter ATP-binding protein, with product MRRNKKTPALTEDLAVLPLGPVLELSEARPLYIDEGVSPVAYSLTLAAGECALIECHDSQLAQRFTDLCAGMFTLASGSAKCLGLDWQTLDERRTNALRGLMGRVGEEAGWIDFDPMQINILAPSLYHTYTPLDELVDQATTLSEIFGLPGLPIEMPPHMSFLDRRRSEYVRAFMGEPILLLLADPISREPEDLYNAFLGQMTMACDRGCAVVWIASDRSVWKDYAQEDMQFLRLSDGGLNPMRGL from the coding sequence ATGCGGCGTAACAAGAAGACCCCGGCTCTCACCGAAGATCTTGCAGTCCTGCCGCTCGGCCCGGTTCTGGAACTGTCGGAAGCCCGCCCCCTTTACATTGATGAAGGGGTCTCCCCCGTTGCCTACAGCCTCACTTTGGCGGCGGGAGAATGCGCGCTGATAGAATGCCATGATTCACAGCTGGCGCAGCGCTTCACCGACCTGTGTGCAGGCATGTTCACCTTGGCAAGCGGAAGCGCGAAATGCCTGGGCCTGGACTGGCAGACCCTGGACGAGCGACGCACCAACGCATTGAGGGGATTAATGGGACGCGTCGGCGAGGAGGCGGGGTGGATCGATTTCGACCCTATGCAGATCAATATCCTGGCCCCCTCGCTTTACCACACCTATACCCCGCTCGATGAGCTGGTCGACCAGGCCACTACCTTAAGCGAGATATTCGGCCTGCCGGGTCTTCCGATTGAAATGCCGCCCCATATGTCCTTTCTGGACCGGAGGCGCTCGGAATATGTCCGGGCTTTCATGGGAGAGCCGATCCTGCTGCTTCTGGCAGACCCGATTTCACGCGAGCCCGAAGATCTCTACAATGCTTTCCTGGGGCAGATGACCATGGCGTGCGACCGGGGATGTGCGGTAGTCTGGATTGCATCGGACCGGTCGGTCTGGAAAGATTACGCGCAGGAAGACATGCAGTTCTTGCGTCTTAGCGACGGGGGACTGAACCCCATGCGAGGCTTGTGA
- a CDS encoding MlaE family ABC transporter permease — MNVSPEHGLPPSGTPRAPQPAEDRAVSGVSAGQKKNTAPAPKDQSPLPVPLRAAERFAVIQNLLVLTGHFVRMQSRFMLVLIGSSWGVICQAVQPLTWRRLVRMEFWRSLRQSTGGGLLSVLVVAVISGLGIVAQAVFWLGFAGMTQMTGSILARVLVREIAPVLVGVILLGRSGMLIVAQLGVLTTAGKLRILSGMGIDPFIALIVPRTVAMTVSGFTLGVIFSVVALGMGYIVCWSQGIVTMPIWSFMFQVAASVSKPDYLGIPLKFLLSGFSVGLSSCLSGMDVTQNDSLSTMIPRGFSRGILSILTINVVIDSLFG; from the coding sequence ATGAACGTCTCACCGGAACATGGCCTGCCCCCTTCAGGTACGCCGCGCGCCCCTCAGCCAGCTGAAGACCGCGCCGTAAGCGGCGTTTCCGCGGGTCAGAAGAAAAATACCGCGCCTGCTCCGAAAGATCAGAGCCCTCTGCCTGTTCCCCTGCGGGCTGCGGAAAGATTTGCGGTCATCCAGAATCTGCTGGTGCTGACCGGGCATTTCGTCCGGATGCAGTCGCGTTTCATGCTGGTTCTGATCGGCTCGAGCTGGGGGGTTATCTGCCAGGCTGTTCAGCCGCTGACATGGCGGCGCCTTGTCCGGATGGAATTCTGGCGTTCATTGCGTCAGTCCACGGGCGGGGGATTGCTGAGTGTTCTGGTGGTCGCTGTGATCAGTGGTCTGGGCATTGTGGCCCAGGCCGTGTTCTGGCTGGGTTTTGCAGGCATGACCCAGATGACCGGCAGCATCCTGGCGCGTGTCCTGGTGCGTGAAATCGCCCCTGTTCTGGTGGGTGTCATCCTGCTCGGCCGCTCCGGTATGCTGATCGTTGCCCAGCTGGGTGTGCTGACGACAGCCGGGAAACTGCGCATCCTGAGCGGGATGGGAATTGACCCGTTCATTGCGCTCATCGTGCCCCGCACGGTCGCCATGACTGTCAGCGGTTTTACGCTCGGCGTGATTTTCAGCGTTGTCGCTCTCGGGATGGGCTATATCGTCTGCTGGTCACAGGGTATCGTCACGATGCCGATTTGGTCCTTCATGTTTCAGGTCGCAGCCAGCGTGAGCAAGCCTGATTATCTGGGCATTCCCCTCAAATTTCTCCTGAGCGGTTTTTCCGTCGGTCTCAGCAGCTGTCTTTCAGGGATGGACGTGACCCAGAACGACAGTCTTTCCACCATGATTCCGCGCGGGTTCTCCCGGGGCATTCTCTCGATCCTGACCATCAATGTGGTGATCGATTCTCTGTTCGGATGA